In one Lycium barbarum isolate Lr01 chromosome 7, ASM1917538v2, whole genome shotgun sequence genomic region, the following are encoded:
- the LOC132603457 gene encoding uncharacterized protein LOC132603457, with amino-acid sequence MCRLQALGNEVGSFHKSTRSDSTMSIDQGIRPMNKNPLILEKWQMQTNIPSFSSTDQVMKYIQANSTSALGKERGLRSKCSIEVSKNEVGSFDENSHYASQNMSRLSNSTRSASTMSTTQGLRTTNKNSLVHEKEHMQTEISISPSTDQVMKSTQTVETSALGKERERGPRSMCSFEVSENEAGSFHQNAHYASQSMSRPFNITRSNSTIVAGQGLRTANKNPYVHDKEHMQTDISVSPSTDHVTQPTQTVETSLCSTEKVKKV; translated from the exons ATGTGCCGTTTGCAAGCGCTTGGAAATGAGGTGGGATCCTTCCATAAGAGTACAAGATCAGATTCTACCATGTCTATTGATCAAGGAATACGACCAATGAATAAAAATCCATTGATTCTTGAGAAATGGCAAATGCAAACTAATATTCCATCTTTTTCATCTACTGATCAAGTTATGAAATACATCCAAGCAAATTCAACAA GTGCTCTAGGAAAGGAACGAGGACTTAGATCTAAGTGCTCCATTGAAGTATCTAAAAATGAGGTGGGATCATTCGATGAGAATTCTCATTATGCTAGTCAAAATATGTCAAGACTTTCTAATAGTACAAGATCAGCTTCTACCATGTCTACTACTCAAGGATTGCGAACAACAAATAAAAACTCTTTGGTTCATGAGAAAGAGCATATGCAAACTGAAATTTCAATTTCTCCTTCTACTGATCAAGTTATGAAGTCCACTCAAACAGTTGAAACAA GTGCTCTAGGAAAGGAACGAGAGCGAGGTCCTAGATCTATGTGCTCCTTTGAAGTGTCTGAAAATGAGGCGGGATCCTTCCATCAGAATGCTCATTATGCTAGCCAAAGTATGTCAAGACCTTTTAACATTACTAGATCAAATTCTACCATAGTTGCTGGTCAAGGATTGCGTACAGCGAATAAAAACCCCTATGTTCATGACAAAGAGCATATGCAAACTGATATTTCAGTTTCTCCTTCTACTGATCATGTTACGCAGCCCACCCAAACAGTTGAAACAA GTTTATGTTCTACTGAGAAGGTAAAAAAGGTTTGA
- the LOC132603458 gene encoding uncharacterized protein LOC132603458: protein MLHHIGSKPIREIIYQKGGKDGNPPDLATIFFETRKKNDTLVNYETIKKHAQIQELVQSEPSLPTIEIVEKCFGPQTRSHVFGFGGGVKAKDFKGGTSSKVDLLSELRSTREENQSLMERLSNFENEMKELTQLKEWFLAQHSNFQPPTSKCSGE, encoded by the exons ATGCTCCATCATATTGGTAGCAAGCCAATTAGAGAGATTATTTATCAAAAG GGCGGAAAAGATGGCAACCCACCAGATTTGGCAACTATTTTCTTTGAGACTCGGAAGAAGAATGACACACTTGTTAATTATGAAACAATCAAGAAACAT gctcaaattcaagaattGGTGCAGTCTGAACCGTCTCTTCCTACCATAGAAATTGTAGAAAAATGCTTTGGACCTCAAACTCGTAGCCATGTATTTGGATTTGGTGGTGGAGTAAAGGCGAAAGATTTTAAAGGTGGGACTTCCTCAAAGGTTGATTTATTGTCTGAGCTACGTTCAACTCGAGAAGAAAATCAATCTTTGATGGAACGCTTGTCTAACTTTGAAAATGAGATGAAAGAACTGACACAATTGAAAGAGTGGTTTTTAGCTCAACACTCCAATTTCCAGCCTCCGACATCAAAATGCTCAGGAGAATGA